In Pseudomonadota bacterium, the following proteins share a genomic window:
- the bamA gene encoding outer membrane protein assembly factor BamA, whose protein sequence is MDNHQRSLAARQWPIGLMLLLVSVCISAAEPFQISDIRVEGLERISAGSVFNYLPVEVGDTLTDDKTADAMQALFRTGFFEDIEFDREGNILVVRVSERPAITEISLEGNKDIKSEDLLRALSDFGLSEGDVFERRTLERVQQSLTKEYYNRGKYNVLVDASVDELQRNRVRVNIEITEGDAATIKHINVVGNTVFTDEEILEDFESSTGNWLSWYSRDDQYSQEKLQGDLESLQSYYMDRGYIDFEIESTQVSISPDRKDIYITANVREGDLFTISEVQITGDLVLPEEDLRRFIVLREGQTFSRRLLEASTENITQRLSGVGYAFADINPIPDIDKESKTVKLTLLVDPGQRVYVRRVNFTGNSKTKDEVLRREMRQFEGSVFSQFMVDRSRLRLQRLSFIEEVNIETPRVSEDQVDVNIAIKERTAGSFTFGLGFSQVTGILGSLSINQENFLGSGKQAGVSLQNSRFFSRFDLSYVDPYWTEDGVSRGYNLSIRELDQGEANIASYLADTKALSTSFGIPITEVDRVRLLIGVEDTAITPFLGVGPDIFEELVFYDLGEYCDLRTDPGPPVTAIDPNCFSPADVPADQPPDQTGYRTIDNALTLRTELLWSRDSRNRFFSPTRGSIQRAGLEIAVPGSTIEYFKMSYNARKYFPLSRSFTFALSGDLGYGDTYGDAGDSEFGLPFFEHFFAGGVRSVRGYEDNTLGPRVARVLGENPDTGEPIFDPNPRPIGGDLKITGSAELFFPIPFAKNSNTTRLSWFVDFGQVYEDLDAFDAGQMRYTTGLSLQWQAPVGPVIINLVAPLNDEPGDETETLQFAFGNFF, encoded by the coding sequence ATGGATAACCATCAACGAAGCCTGGCGGCGCGCCAATGGCCGATCGGGCTCATGCTGCTGCTGGTCAGCGTCTGTATCAGCGCAGCTGAGCCGTTCCAAATCTCCGATATCCGTGTTGAGGGGCTGGAACGTATTTCCGCGGGCTCTGTGTTCAACTATCTGCCGGTTGAGGTTGGCGATACGCTGACCGACGACAAGACCGCAGACGCCATGCAGGCGCTGTTCCGCACGGGCTTTTTCGAAGACATCGAGTTTGACCGCGAGGGCAATATCCTGGTGGTCCGGGTCAGCGAGCGTCCCGCGATTACCGAAATCAGCCTCGAGGGCAACAAGGACATCAAATCTGAAGACCTGCTCCGAGCCTTATCGGATTTTGGCCTGTCGGAGGGTGACGTCTTTGAACGCCGAACGCTGGAACGTGTGCAGCAGAGCCTGACGAAGGAGTACTACAACCGAGGCAAGTACAACGTGCTGGTCGACGCGTCGGTGGACGAATTGCAGCGCAACCGCGTCCGCGTCAACATCGAAATCACCGAAGGTGACGCGGCCACGATCAAGCACATCAACGTCGTGGGCAACACGGTCTTCACCGATGAGGAAATCCTGGAGGATTTTGAGTCGAGTACCGGCAACTGGCTGTCGTGGTACTCCCGGGATGACCAGTACTCGCAGGAGAAGCTTCAGGGGGATCTCGAGTCACTGCAGTCGTACTATATGGACCGCGGCTACATCGATTTTGAGATCGAGTCCACGCAGGTCAGCATCAGCCCCGACCGCAAAGACATCTACATCACCGCCAACGTTCGCGAGGGCGACCTCTTTACGATATCCGAGGTCCAGATTACCGGCGATCTGGTTCTCCCGGAGGAAGACCTGCGCCGATTCATTGTGCTGCGAGAAGGACAGACCTTCTCCCGTCGGCTGCTGGAGGCCAGCACCGAAAACATCACCCAGCGGCTGTCAGGCGTCGGCTACGCGTTCGCCGACATCAATCCGATTCCCGATATCGATAAAGAGAGCAAAACCGTAAAGCTTACGCTGCTGGTCGATCCCGGGCAGCGTGTTTACGTGCGGCGGGTGAACTTCACGGGTAATTCCAAGACCAAGGACGAGGTGCTGCGCCGGGAGATGCGCCAGTTTGAGGGGTCGGTGTTTTCTCAGTTCATGGTCGATCGATCACGACTGCGCCTGCAGCGACTCAGCTTCATCGAAGAGGTGAACATCGAAACGCCCCGCGTTTCGGAAGATCAGGTGGACGTCAATATCGCGATCAAAGAACGTACCGCCGGTTCGTTCACCTTTGGTCTAGGTTTCTCCCAGGTAACGGGCATTCTCGGCAGTCTGTCAATTAACCAGGAGAACTTCCTGGGCTCCGGCAAACAGGCTGGGGTCAGCCTGCAGAATTCGAGGTTTTTCAGCCGCTTCGACCTGTCCTACGTCGATCCCTATTGGACAGAAGACGGGGTAAGCCGCGGATACAACCTCAGTATCCGGGAGCTCGATCAGGGCGAAGCGAACATCGCCAGCTACCTGGCGGATACCAAGGCGCTGTCCACGAGCTTCGGCATACCCATCACCGAAGTCGATCGCGTGAGGCTGCTGATCGGCGTCGAGGACACGGCGATCACGCCGTTCCTGGGCGTTGGACCCGATATCTTTGAGGAACTGGTGTTTTACGATCTCGGTGAGTACTGCGACCTTCGGACAGACCCCGGCCCGCCGGTCACGGCGATCGACCCGAACTGTTTCTCACCGGCAGACGTACCGGCAGACCAGCCGCCTGATCAAACCGGTTACCGGACGATCGACAACGCGCTCACGTTGCGTACCGAGCTGCTCTGGTCCCGCGACTCTCGAAATCGATTCTTCAGCCCAACGCGTGGGTCCATTCAGCGGGCGGGTTTGGAAATTGCAGTTCCGGGCAGCACGATCGAATACTTCAAGATGTCGTATAACGCCCGCAAATATTTCCCCTTGAGCCGGAGCTTCACCTTCGCGCTGTCGGGTGACCTCGGCTACGGCGACACCTACGGCGACGCCGGAGACTCGGAGTTCGGTCTGCCGTTCTTCGAACACTTTTTTGCCGGCGGCGTGCGGTCGGTCCGTGGCTACGAAGACAATACGCTAGGACCGAGGGTGGCACGAGTCTTGGGAGAAAATCCCGATACTGGTGAGCCGATCTTCGACCCAAACCCCCGTCCAATCGGCGGCGACCTTAAAATTACCGGCTCCGCTGAGCTGTTTTTCCCGATACCGTTCGCTAAGAACAGCAACACAACCCGCCTGTCGTGGTTTGTCGACTTCGGCCAGGTCTACGAAGATTTGGATGCGTTCGACGCGGGCCAGATGCGCTATACCACCGGGCTGTCACTCCAGTGGCAGGCGCCGGTCGGTCCGGTGATTATCAACCTGGTTGCGCCGCTGAACGACGAACCTGGCGACGAAACCGAGACGCTGCAGTTTGCCTTTGGCAATTTTTTCTAG
- a CDS encoding OmpH family outer membrane protein: MSKRPISLRLLLAAFLAGITVLSGVAQAQEVEGSAPGRIGYVDFEFLLESSPQRKIRKEALQARFEGRYLEIDTNEKELEELEDRLVRDTAVMSEERRQALERQIRNLRRDVQRSKEDLAEDVSLAHDEQLKRLRDEIYVVVERYAKDEGYDLILASPAIYYSESIDLTQRLLERLEEASRIPSTAVN; this comes from the coding sequence TTGAGCAAGCGGCCAATTTCTCTTCGACTGCTGCTGGCAGCGTTCCTGGCAGGCATTACTGTGCTGTCAGGAGTCGCGCAGGCGCAGGAGGTTGAGGGTTCAGCCCCCGGTCGAATCGGCTACGTAGACTTTGAATTCCTGCTGGAGAGCTCCCCCCAGCGGAAGATCCGCAAAGAAGCGCTGCAGGCCCGCTTTGAGGGCCGCTACCTGGAAATCGACACCAATGAAAAGGAGCTGGAAGAGCTGGAGGACCGTCTGGTGAGGGACACCGCCGTGATGAGCGAAGAGCGTCGCCAGGCCCTGGAGCGGCAGATACGCAATCTGCGCCGTGACGTCCAGCGCTCCAAGGAAGACCTCGCTGAAGACGTGTCGCTGGCGCACGATGAGCAGCTGAAGAGGCTCCGAGACGAAATCTACGTGGTCGTGGAGCGGTATGCCAAAGACGAAGGGTATGACCTGATCCTCGCCTCGCCGGCCATCTACTATTCCGAGTCCATCGATCTGACCCAGCGTCTGCTGGAACGGCTGGAGGAAGCCAGTCGCATCCCGTCGACGGCGGTCAACTGA
- the lpxD gene encoding UDP-3-O-(3-hydroxymyristoyl)glucosamine N-acyltransferase, with translation MHPEPPTLTLKELANQLGRPFRGDPDLPLSGCATLSRAGEGDLSFLANPRYRSDLHDCQAGAVILREEDSEGYSRGVIISPDPYLDYARGAANFDPSGHFVPGVHQSAVVGENVTLGEGCWIGANSVLEPGVTIGRNVFIGAGCVVGPGCVIGDNSRLTAQVTLVSRVKLGQRVIIHPGAVLGADGFGLARDASGWVKVPQLGGVELGDDCEIGANTTIDCGALDNTTLENDVRLDNQIQVGHNVFIGAHTAIAGCVAIAGSARIGRNCMVAGGAGFAGHIKVADGVTVTAMTMVTHDIKEPGGTYSSGIPFQPASTWRRNVARLRNLDQLARRLLKLEKDSQ, from the coding sequence ATGCACCCAGAACCCCCTACCCTGACGCTAAAGGAGCTGGCGAATCAGCTCGGTCGACCGTTTCGCGGCGACCCGGATCTCCCGCTAAGCGGCTGCGCGACGCTCAGCCGCGCCGGCGAGGGCGATCTCAGCTTTCTGGCCAACCCACGATACCGGTCGGACCTCCACGACTGCCAGGCCGGCGCCGTGATTCTGCGCGAGGAAGACAGCGAGGGGTACAGCAGGGGTGTCATCATCAGCCCCGATCCCTACCTGGATTACGCCCGCGGTGCAGCCAATTTTGACCCGAGTGGGCACTTCGTTCCCGGCGTCCATCAGAGCGCCGTCGTCGGCGAAAACGTAACGCTGGGCGAAGGGTGCTGGATCGGCGCCAACAGTGTCCTCGAGCCTGGCGTCACCATCGGGCGCAACGTCTTTATCGGCGCCGGCTGCGTGGTTGGCCCCGGCTGCGTCATTGGTGACAACAGCAGGCTCACGGCGCAGGTCACGCTGGTCAGTCGCGTCAAGCTGGGTCAGCGCGTGATCATCCACCCCGGCGCCGTGCTGGGGGCTGACGGGTTTGGGCTCGCCCGCGATGCGTCCGGCTGGGTGAAAGTGCCGCAGCTGGGCGGCGTTGAGCTGGGCGACGACTGCGAGATCGGCGCGAACACCACCATCGACTGCGGCGCGCTGGATAATACGACGCTCGAGAACGACGTCCGCCTGGATAACCAGATCCAGGTCGGCCACAACGTTTTTATCGGTGCCCATACCGCTATTGCGGGCTGTGTTGCCATCGCCGGCAGCGCTCGAATCGGTCGCAACTGCATGGTTGCCGGCGGCGCCGGATTCGCCGGCCACATCAAGGTCGCTGACGGCGTGACCGTGACCGCCATGACCATGGTGACGCACGACATCAAGGAACCCGGCGGCACCTATTCCTCCGGCATTCCGTTTCAGCCCGCCAGCACCTGGCGCCGCAACGTGGCGCGGCTGCGCAATCTCGATCAGCTGGCCCGGCGCCTGCTTAAACTTGAAAAGGACTCCCAGTGA
- the fabZ gene encoding 3-hydroxyacyl-ACP dehydratase FabZ, which produces MTDKDNNSKVVDIETIFRALPHRYPFLLVDRVVDYETGKWVKAIKNVTINEPFFQGHFPDHPVMPGVLILEAMAQCAGVLCYLNTIDDPQDSPMFYLVKIDNARFTRLVGPGDQLHMEVRLKRMLRNMGQYECSAEVDGEKVASAQILCAERSAT; this is translated from the coding sequence GTGACTGACAAAGACAACAACAGTAAGGTCGTGGATATCGAAACCATTTTCCGGGCGCTTCCGCACCGCTACCCTTTTCTGCTGGTCGACCGCGTGGTGGACTACGAGACCGGCAAGTGGGTGAAGGCCATTAAAAACGTCACGATCAACGAGCCGTTTTTCCAGGGCCATTTCCCCGACCATCCGGTGATGCCGGGCGTGCTGATCCTCGAGGCCATGGCGCAGTGTGCTGGCGTTCTGTGTTACCTGAATACGATCGACGACCCGCAGGATAGCCCGATGTTCTATCTGGTGAAGATCGACAATGCTCGCTTCACCCGGCTCGTCGGCCCCGGGGACCAGCTGCACATGGAAGTACGCCTGAAGCGCATGCTGCGCAACATGGGGCAGTACGAGTGCTCCGCGGAGGTTGACGGCGAAAAGGTGGCCAGCGCGCAGATCCTGTGCGCTGAGCGGAGCGCTACATGA
- the lpxA gene encoding acyl-ACP--UDP-N-acetylglucosamine O-acyltransferase: MIHPQAVVDSTAELAEDVEVGPFSFIGPGVTIGAGSVIGPHVVVKGPTTIGKNNRIFQFASVGEEPQDKKFLPEHDTRLEIGDGNTIREYCTINRGTVGGGGVTRIGDRNWIMAYVHIAHDCIIGNDTTFANCASLAGHVEVEDHAILGGFSLIHQFCRVGRNAFTAMGASVNRDVPPYVVVAGKMSEPRGINSEGLRRRGFSAEQIAAVKRAYKMLYTQGRPLSEALEQIRELAAEWEEVAPMVEFIQKSQRSILR, from the coding sequence ATGATTCATCCACAGGCGGTGGTGGACTCCACAGCGGAGCTCGCCGAGGACGTCGAAGTTGGTCCGTTTTCGTTTATCGGCCCCGGCGTCACAATCGGCGCAGGATCGGTGATCGGCCCCCACGTGGTGGTCAAAGGGCCCACCACCATCGGCAAAAACAATCGGATCTTTCAGTTCGCGTCGGTGGGTGAAGAGCCACAGGACAAGAAGTTTCTACCCGAGCATGACACCCGGCTGGAAATCGGCGACGGCAACACGATCCGTGAGTACTGCACCATCAACCGCGGCACGGTGGGCGGCGGCGGAGTCACCCGCATCGGCGATCGAAACTGGATCATGGCTTATGTGCACATCGCCCATGATTGCATCATCGGCAACGACACCACCTTCGCCAACTGCGCTTCCCTGGCCGGCCACGTTGAGGTCGAAGACCACGCCATCCTGGGCGGATTTTCCCTCATCCATCAGTTCTGCCGGGTCGGGCGAAACGCGTTCACCGCCATGGGTGCCAGCGTCAACCGGGACGTGCCTCCTTACGTGGTGGTCGCCGGCAAGATGTCGGAGCCGCGCGGGATCAATTCGGAGGGGCTACGTCGACGCGGCTTCTCCGCTGAGCAGATCGCGGCCGTCAAGCGCGCGTACAAAATGCTGTACACCCAGGGCCGGCCGCTGAGCGAGGCGCTGGAACAGATCCGCGAGCTCGCCGCCGAATGGGAGGAAGTGGCGCCCATGGTGGAGTTTATTCAGAAAAGCCAGCGCAGCATCCTGCGCTAG
- the lpxB gene encoding lipid-A-disaccharide synthase, whose amino-acid sequence MVSSNTDPRHIVLVAGESSGDRLGAGLASQLRARYPDVKLSGITGQAMNAAGVESWYDCQALALMGFAEVVGHLPELLRLRRTIRQRMLDDPPDCFIGIDAPDFNLGLARKLKAAGIPAVHYVSPSIWAWRQGRAGKIGRCIDLMLTLFPFEPQIYERYQVPARFVGHPSAQAVALEPDRAAARRELGIPDDVQLVALLPGSRGGEIKRLGPVIAAAARRILAEKPEVRFVTPTATAATRQRFSQMLAAEGLGDRVELLEGQSFTALCAANAAIIASGTATLEALLCKTPMVVTYRISPITHLIVRVTRMMKVDQFSLPNALAGERLVPELMQAAATPEGLAEEALALLSDSPRRSHMIQRFAEIHQSLRSDTSAGDEVAAFLAERGGSR is encoded by the coding sequence ATGGTCAGCAGCAACACCGATCCGCGCCACATCGTGCTGGTCGCCGGAGAATCCTCGGGCGATCGGCTGGGTGCCGGCCTGGCAAGTCAGCTACGGGCCCGATACCCGGACGTCAAGCTGTCGGGCATTACCGGCCAGGCGATGAACGCTGCCGGCGTCGAAAGCTGGTACGACTGTCAGGCGCTCGCCCTGATGGGTTTTGCCGAGGTGGTGGGACACCTGCCGGAACTCCTGCGTCTGCGCCGGACCATTCGGCAGCGTATGCTGGACGACCCGCCGGACTGTTTCATTGGTATCGATGCACCGGACTTTAATCTGGGACTGGCCCGAAAGCTCAAGGCAGCAGGCATCCCCGCCGTGCACTATGTAAGCCCCTCGATCTGGGCCTGGCGTCAGGGCCGCGCTGGAAAAATTGGGCGCTGTATCGATCTGATGCTGACCCTGTTTCCCTTCGAACCGCAGATCTATGAGCGCTACCAGGTCCCGGCCCGCTTTGTTGGCCATCCAAGCGCGCAGGCGGTGGCGCTCGAACCCGACCGCGCCGCGGCTCGCCGGGAGCTGGGCATCCCGGACGACGTGCAGCTGGTCGCCCTGCTGCCCGGCAGCCGCGGCGGCGAAATCAAGCGCCTCGGTCCGGTGATCGCCGCCGCCGCGAGACGCATCCTGGCCGAGAAGCCGGAGGTGCGGTTTGTCACCCCCACCGCAACGGCCGCCACGCGACAGCGCTTCAGCCAGATGCTGGCAGCCGAGGGGCTGGGGGATCGCGTCGAGCTGCTGGAGGGACAATCTTTCACCGCGCTTTGCGCCGCTAATGCGGCCATTATCGCCTCCGGCACCGCCACGCTGGAGGCGTTGCTTTGCAAGACGCCGATGGTGGTCACCTACCGGATTTCGCCGATCACCCACCTGATCGTAAGAGTGACCCGCATGATGAAGGTCGACCAGTTTTCTTTGCCGAACGCGCTGGCCGGAGAGCGGCTGGTCCCCGAGCTGATGCAGGCTGCGGCGACCCCCGAGGGTCTGGCCGAGGAAGCGCTGGCGCTGCTCTCCGATTCGCCGCGCCGGAGCCATATGATCCAACGATTTGCCGAAATTCATCAAAGCCTTCGCTCCGACACCAGCGCCGGCGACGAGGTGGCCGCCTTTCTCGCCGAACGTGGAGGGTCGCGGTGA
- a CDS encoding ribonuclease HII, protein MNTAGVDEAGRGCLAGPVAVAAVVLNPDLNWDWVDDSKKLSAPQRAEMAEKIRAGALDYTLEMIDVVTIDKINILQATLLGMKRCVERLAQPPAEVLIDGNRTPDVTLPCKAIVGGDALVKCIGAASILAKTARDDLMTELDRQYPEYGFASHKGYGTPQHLAALRSLGPTPLHRSSFAPVRAMIQGELL, encoded by the coding sequence GTGAACACTGCGGGCGTCGACGAGGCAGGCCGGGGCTGTCTGGCCGGACCAGTCGCAGTGGCCGCGGTGGTGCTCAATCCCGACCTCAACTGGGATTGGGTAGATGATTCGAAAAAGCTAAGTGCCCCGCAGCGTGCGGAGATGGCGGAAAAGATCCGCGCCGGCGCGCTGGACTACACCCTCGAAATGATCGATGTTGTGACCATCGACAAAATCAACATTCTTCAGGCAACGCTGCTCGGGATGAAGCGCTGCGTAGAGCGCCTGGCGCAGCCGCCGGCAGAAGTACTGATCGACGGCAACCGAACGCCTGACGTGACGCTTCCCTGCAAAGCGATTGTGGGTGGTGATGCGCTGGTGAAGTGTATTGGTGCGGCATCGATCCTCGCAAAAACGGCCCGTGATGACCTCATGACCGAGCTGGACCGCCAATATCCCGAGTACGGCTTCGCCAGCCACAAGGGCTACGGCACGCCGCAGCACCTGGCCGCGCTGCGGTCCTTGGGACCTACCCCGCTGCATCGCTCCAGCTTTGCGCCGGTTAGAGCGATGATTCAGGGAGAGCTCCTGTGA
- the dnaE gene encoding DNA polymerase III subunit alpha, translated as MTPWFSHLSLHTEYSLVDSTLRIKPLVQQAAAMEMPALAMTDQHNLFGLVKFVRAAEGAGIKPLAGADLWLLDEEADSPARCTVLCQNQTGYRNLSALLSRSFATRQSHALPCVDPEWLLTHNDGLIVLTGQQQGPVGRLLADGKPNRASDTLARWAAALPDRLYVAISRVGRPGEEEYLEQALKLAHAHQCPVVAVNDVRFLTMQDYAAHEARVCINQGRLLDDPGRPRDYSDQQYLRSAREMAELFHDLPEALENTAELAQRCNLHLELGQYFLPAFPLPDGQTEASYLEQQSLQGLEERLQSRPPTSIARADYDARLSHELSVIGQMGFPGYFLIVADFISWARQQSIPVGPGRGSGAGSLVAYALGITDLDPLDHDLLFERFLNPERVSMPDFDIDFCMDRRDEVIAYVAERYGREKVSQIITFGTMAAKAVVRDAGRVLGLRYGFVDEVAKLVPNTLGITLEGALKESAELAERVDTDDDVAQLMETARSLEGLTRNAGKHAGGVVIAPRPLEYYTPLYSETAGESVVSQFDKDDVEAIGLVKFDFLGLRTLTIIDWAVSAINHRPDQPALDVDSLPMDDAAAFNLLKACQTTAVFQLESRGMKELIRRLQPGSFDDIVALVALYRPGPLDSGMVDTYVDCKHGRQEVRYPHDELEPILEPTYGVILYQEQVMQIAQVMAGYTLGGADILRRAMGKKKPAEMAKQRSIFVDGATARGIDGALAESVFDLMEKFAGYGFNKSHSAAYALLSYQTAFLKAHYPGEFMAAVLSADMDNTDKVVVLIDDTKQMGLELLAPDVNQSAYAFKALDDHQVLYGLGAIKGLGRSAIDACIEERDQHGPFTDLLQLCNRVDMSRLNKRGLEALIMAGALDCLGQNRATLFASLPEVMKAAEQSARDRAAGQSDLFGAPAPVAKADPTLTVLADFDDDRRLRGERDTLGLYLSGHPLDPYRSSLENVVNCPLGGIDKRFGKLNSDNRRGVPATLAGLIMGLRKRGERNAFAQLDDGTGRIELAFFGKAMGENVELLNNDQLVVAEGNLLPDDVSGSVKMRVERLKTIDDTLASYARALRLTLNRTQLDLAALRETLLPHQPGNTPVVLSYHNDTAEAHIQLGDAFNVKPTRSLLEGLTGVPGVAGARLLFSELLETDNAYN; from the coding sequence GTGACCCCCTGGTTTTCCCATCTGTCGCTCCACACGGAGTATTCGCTGGTCGACAGCACGCTGCGGATCAAACCGCTGGTTCAGCAGGCCGCTGCGATGGAGATGCCGGCCCTGGCAATGACCGATCAGCACAACCTGTTTGGGCTGGTGAAGTTTGTGCGGGCCGCGGAGGGTGCCGGCATCAAACCTCTCGCCGGTGCCGATCTTTGGCTGCTGGACGAGGAGGCCGACAGCCCAGCGCGCTGCACGGTGCTGTGCCAGAACCAAACCGGCTATCGCAACCTGTCGGCCCTGCTGTCTCGCTCTTTTGCGACACGCCAGTCACACGCCCTGCCCTGCGTGGACCCCGAGTGGCTGCTGACGCATAACGACGGGCTGATTGTGCTGACCGGCCAGCAGCAGGGTCCCGTGGGGCGCCTGCTGGCGGACGGCAAACCCAACCGCGCCAGCGACACGCTCGCGCGCTGGGCAGCGGCACTGCCCGATCGGCTTTACGTGGCTATCTCGCGCGTTGGGCGGCCCGGCGAAGAAGAGTATCTGGAGCAGGCCCTCAAGCTGGCTCATGCTCACCAGTGCCCGGTGGTGGCGGTCAACGACGTCCGCTTTCTAACGATGCAGGACTACGCCGCTCACGAAGCCCGGGTCTGTATCAACCAGGGTCGGCTGCTCGACGACCCCGGCCGGCCGCGGGACTATTCCGATCAGCAGTATCTGCGTTCGGCTCGCGAGATGGCGGAGCTGTTTCACGATCTGCCGGAAGCGCTGGAGAACACGGCGGAGCTGGCGCAGCGGTGCAATTTACACCTGGAGCTCGGCCAGTACTTTTTGCCCGCGTTCCCGCTGCCCGATGGGCAAACCGAGGCCAGCTATCTGGAACAGCAGTCGCTGCAGGGGCTCGAGGAACGTCTCCAGTCTCGACCGCCCACCTCGATCGCCCGCGCCGACTACGACGCGCGGCTGAGTCACGAGCTAAGCGTCATTGGCCAGATGGGGTTTCCCGGCTATTTTCTGATTGTCGCAGACTTCATCTCTTGGGCCCGCCAGCAGTCGATTCCCGTCGGACCGGGGCGCGGATCAGGCGCCGGGTCGCTGGTGGCGTACGCACTCGGCATCACCGATCTCGATCCCCTGGACCACGACCTGCTCTTCGAGCGTTTTCTGAATCCAGAGCGCGTGTCCATGCCCGACTTCGATATCGACTTCTGCATGGACCGTCGCGATGAGGTGATCGCGTACGTTGCCGAACGTTATGGACGTGAGAAGGTTTCGCAGATCATCACCTTTGGCACGATGGCGGCAAAAGCCGTGGTGCGTGACGCAGGCCGGGTGCTGGGTCTGCGTTACGGCTTTGTCGACGAGGTCGCCAAGCTGGTTCCCAACACGCTGGGGATTACGTTGGAAGGCGCGCTGAAAGAATCGGCCGAGCTGGCCGAAAGGGTCGATACCGACGACGACGTGGCGCAGCTCATGGAAACCGCGCGCTCCCTCGAAGGGCTGACCCGCAACGCCGGCAAACACGCCGGCGGCGTGGTGATCGCACCACGCCCGCTGGAGTACTACACCCCGCTCTACAGCGAGACGGCGGGTGAAAGTGTGGTTTCCCAGTTCGACAAAGACGACGTTGAGGCCATCGGCCTGGTGAAGTTTGACTTCCTCGGCCTGCGTACGCTCACCATCATCGACTGGGCCGTGAGCGCCATCAATCATCGGCCCGACCAGCCGGCGCTCGACGTCGACTCCCTGCCGATGGACGACGCGGCAGCATTCAACCTGCTCAAGGCGTGCCAGACCACCGCCGTTTTCCAGCTCGAATCTCGGGGCATGAAAGAGCTGATTCGCCGACTGCAGCCCGGCAGCTTCGACGACATCGTGGCGCTGGTGGCGCTGTACCGACCCGGGCCGCTCGACTCCGGCATGGTGGACACCTATGTGGACTGCAAACACGGCCGGCAGGAGGTGCGCTACCCCCACGACGAGCTCGAGCCGATTCTCGAACCCACCTACGGCGTCATTCTCTATCAGGAGCAGGTGATGCAGATCGCCCAGGTGATGGCCGGCTATACGCTCGGCGGCGCCGACATCCTGCGTCGGGCGATGGGTAAGAAGAAGCCGGCGGAAATGGCCAAGCAGCGATCCATATTTGTTGACGGCGCTACCGCCCGGGGGATCGACGGCGCCCTGGCGGAGTCGGTCTTCGACCTGATGGAAAAGTTTGCCGGCTACGGTTTTAATAAGTCGCACTCCGCCGCTTACGCGCTGCTGTCCTACCAGACCGCGTTCCTGAAAGCCCACTATCCCGGCGAGTTCATGGCGGCGGTGCTGTCCGCGGATATGGACAATACCGACAAGGTGGTTGTGCTGATCGACGACACCAAGCAAATGGGCTTGGAGCTGCTAGCGCCGGACGTCAATCAGTCCGCTTATGCCTTTAAGGCCCTCGACGATCATCAGGTGCTGTACGGCCTGGGTGCGATCAAAGGCCTCGGGCGCAGCGCCATCGATGCCTGCATCGAGGAACGCGATCAACACGGGCCTTTTACCGACCTGCTTCAGCTGTGCAACCGAGTGGATATGTCCCGCCTCAACAAGCGGGGCCTAGAGGCCCTGATCATGGCTGGTGCGCTGGACTGCCTGGGCCAGAACCGGGCCACCCTCTTTGCCTCCCTGCCGGAGGTAATGAAAGCGGCGGAGCAAAGTGCCCGGGATCGAGCCGCCGGCCAGAGCGATCTGTTTGGCGCGCCGGCACCGGTCGCGAAGGCCGATCCGACCCTGACCGTGCTGGCCGATTTTGACGACGACCGCCGCCTGCGCGGCGAGCGGGACACGCTGGGGCTTTACCTGTCGGGCCACCCACTGGACCCTTACCGGTCCTCGCTGGAAAACGTGGTCAACTGTCCGCTGGGCGGGATCGACAAGCGCTTTGGCAAGCTCAACAGCGACAACCGACGCGGCGTTCCGGCGACCCTCGCCGGATTGATCATGGGGCTGCGCAAGCGCGGCGAGCGCAATGCGTTTGCCCAGCTTGATGACGGTACGGGCAGAATTGAACTCGCGTTCTTTGGCAAAGCGATGGGTGAGAACGTTGAGCTGCTGAACAATGACCAGCTGGTGGTCGCTGAGGGAAACCTGCTGCCGGACGACGTCTCCGGCAGCGTCAAGATGCGCGTTGAGCGACTGAAGACGATCGACGACACGCTCGCTAGCTACGCTCGCGCTCTGCGCCTGACGCTCAATCGCACCCAGCTGGATCTCGCAGCGCTGCGCGAGACGCTGCTGCCTCACCAGCCGGGCAATACGCCCGTCGTGCTGAGCTACCACAACGACACGGCCGAAGCTCACATCCAGCTCGGCGATG